The stretch of DNA CTGGCTCGTTCTTTCCTCCATTCAAAACAGGATAGCACTTGTTGGCTAAATTAGGAAGTTATTTTTGCTAAGATACTTAAATGAGTATTAAACGGATTAGCGATCGCTTACGAAAATTACAATGAAGCAATTACCAGATGAGGACACCCTACTTGAATTGCTCTCTTTAGCTCAAGAAGCCGAACAAAAGGCTCAAGGTTTCAGCGATTTAACCGCAGAAATCGCTGAAAAATGCCGCATTCGCCTATAATCAAAATACAATTGGGATCGAAACCTTCATTAGCTTCACGGGAGCAGGTTTAATTACAGCCCGCACAGGCGGGCTTTGTTTGTATACCCGCGACTACCCTACGGGGGGCTGCGCCTACAGTCGCCAGGTGAAAAGGGTGTAGAAGTGCTAGCTAGGGATTAACCTGGACAGTACCACCCGCAGTACCATTACTCTTCCACAGTTTCCGCCCACTTAAGCTGTTAGCATTAAAGTACAGAACATCATTGATGTTGGTGAGGTATCGTGGGGAAGAACTACCACTCCCTGGATAGATGTCTTTGACTCGGACTGTGCCAGCGGCAGTGCCATTTGTCTTCCACAACTCTGTGCCAAAACTCCCATCAGATGCTGTAAAGTACAGCGTAGTGCCGATAACAGTAAAGTTGTCTGGAGAAGAACTATTAATCCCTGGTCTAATGTCTTTGACTAGAACTGTACCAGCAGGAGTGCCATCTGTCTTCCACAACTCTGTGCCATAAGTCGGATCGTATGCTGTAAAGTACAACGTAGTACCGATAATAGTGAATTTGTCTAGAGAAGAACTAGAAGTCCCTACTCTAATGTCTTTGAGTATGGTAGTACCAGCAGCAGTACCATTACTACTCCAGAGTTCTCTACCTGTAGCAGGAGTATAGGCAGTAAAGACAAGGCGGCTACCGACACCAATAAAATTATCAGGATCGGAATCACTAGTTCCTGCATTAATATCCTTAACTAAAACGGAACCAGCAGCAGTGCCATTAGTCTTCCATAGCTCATATCCTATAACACTGCTATCAGCACCAAAGAATGTAATGCCATTGACGTTAGTCATGCCATATGGGTTAGTCGCAGTGGGAATTTGGGCACCACTGGGCATTGCTTTTCCCAATATTCCTAATGCCAGCCCGTAAAAGGCTAGACGCAAACATAATTTAGGACTAATGCCGTTGAAGTAGCCAATGGAATTATTCAGAAAGCCAGATGCCTAAAGGCATCTGGCTTTCTCGAATTTTTGCGATCTGAGCGTATTTATATTCCCAAAGATTTTGAGCATAATTTTAGCTTCCTGAGTAAATTTCATTTGGCAACTATGATTAGTTAAATCGGCATTTTAAGCCGTAAAGTCTGCTCAAGTTTTAGCACACTGCCAAAACGAATTTTTGATATTTGAAATAAAAATCCACAGATTTATCCCTCTTTTGTTACTTTAGGGAAAGAATTTTGTCATCAATGCGATGGCCCATCCCCGTAGGTTGAGTTGAGGAACGAAACCCAACTTCACGTTTCGCTTTCCCGCAACACTTCGCTACTGCCTTGATGTACCGTTTTCACCCATTTTAAGCGTTTAGCCCGCACAGACATTCTCGCCGTAGTGCTACTCATCACGATTACCCAATGCAGCATATAAACAATTCCTTGGGTAGTTTGCCACAAAGCCGTGAGACGGGGTTTTATACCTTTTGCTCCTGGTGTGGAGATATAACGCCGCCAACCCAGGTACATCATCACGAATGAGAAAAATAGGGAGATGCTGGTTAAAGGAGCCAGTAGAGGGGTATTTTGCCGCACTAGAGCCATCAAAAAGTCGGGGACGATAGCTGTTGGCAGTAGGTATTGAATTAAGAGGAAAGACCAGAATAAATCGGTGGTTTTGGTGGCACTGAGTCTACCTGCAAGAATTAAGCGCCAGTAGTCGAGATAGCGTTGATATCCGCCTTCTGCCCACCGATTGCGCTGATGCCACAGGGCGATCGCTTTGGTGACTCCTTCTTCGTATACTGGAGGGGATTCTAGCAGTTCTATATCCCAACCATCTAGATGCAAACGCAAGGTTAAGTCCAGATCGTCGGTGATAGTCTCTTCATTCCACCCGCCACAACTGTCTATAGCCGCACGACGTACAAATTGACCGTTTCCTCTCAGTTCTCCCATCCCACCAACAGCAATTCTTTGCCGTTGCAAAAAGGTATCCATCGCCATTTCTGCAAATTGTCCCCGAGTCCAGAAGTTAGTAGAAGCGTTGGCGATCGCTTTTTGGACTTGAACGGCTCCAATTTTGGGATTCTGGAAGTGAGCTACCACTTTTTGCAGCAAATCTGGAGTAACTTGGGCATCGGCATCAAAAACACCAATTATTTCCCCATGACTTAGTTTTAAAACTTGATTTAAAGCCCCCGATTTACCACCACTAGAACCTGGTGGACGGTGTAAAACATGGAGTTGGGAGTATTGTTTAGTTAGTTCATCAAGGATGATCCCAGTGCGATCGCTACTATGGTCGTCTATTGCCCAAATTTCATACTTATCGGCAGGATAGTCTAGCTGTGAAAGCATTTTGACTAGTTTAGCGATGACTGCTTCTTCGTTTTTCGCTGCTACTAGCAATGATACTGAAGGCCAGGTAGATTTAGTAGCATCTGATAAGGGTTCGGGAGGAGATGGAGTCGGAGTCAGGATCAGTTGCAGATTTTGCAGACAGATAACTGCTGTCAGGGCTAAGACTACCCATTTACCCCAAGTAACTAAATTTAAGCCAATAACTACCGCCCAAATTGATATGAGGAGGAAGGCAGCTTTTTTGCGCCTTCCTCCTAGTCCTTGAAAGAACTCAGTCTCTAAATCTTCCGATAGCAATTCCTCAATCCGATCAGGCTCGTTGGAGGAATCGTCTTCTAGCCAGTACTTCTCCCGCATAAGTCAGTTGATTTAACCACCAATATTTGTCTACACCGATAAAAAAGCTGGGTATCATATACGTCCACAGGGTACATCCCTGACAAGGAGGCATTTTTCCCTGGAATTTTCGAGATTTTTCTATAATTGGAGAACTTTGATATAAATCAAATAATTTTCCTTCGATGGGTATCGCTGTTTGGGCTATATGAGAGCAAGGCATTAACAGCCTGTCGTCTGTGGAGATGCTAATCGCCGCATCTACCGCTTGACAACGAGGATTTTGGCGATCGTTACCTCCGGCTTGGAGAAAGGCTAGAGCGGCTTTATTATAGCCAATGTGACTATACTTGTGCGTTACGGCTTCAATAACTGCCGACATTCCCGAAATATGATGGCTAACGGGACTATCTTCGCCAATTGCACCTAATGAGTTGAGGATTAACCACACTCTCACCCCAAAACTTTGACTGAGTTTGGCGATCGCTTCGAGATAGTGGTAATTTTGCAGGTTAATGGTGAAGTTTAAAACGGGATATTCTCCCAAAGATCGAGCTAGCTCAATTCCGGCTAATAAGCTGCCACCTGCTTCTATACTGGCAGATTTATCCGAAAATATAATATTATCGTCGTCTAAACTAAAGTTGAGGTAATCGACTAATCCCTTAATCTTTCTAGCCTGCTTAAGATACAAATTCGGGCTAGTGCTGAGACTGACAACTAATCCTTGTTCTTTGGCTAGGGTTAAAACTTGCTGAATATCAGCATAAAGCAGGGGTTCTGTACCTGCTAAGTTGATATATTTGACTCCCAAACGGCGCAAGTCAGATAAGTTACGAGCTACATCTGTTAGGTTAGCATCCTCAACTGCGGTCATGTCTTCCGCTAGGGATGATTCTGGATCGAGATAAATTCGATTAGTAAGATAGTAATTGGCAACCAGGGGAGCCATATTTATAAGATTTTGCTGAGCAGGTAGTTTATCTATTATGTGTCTCAAATCAAACTGAGTGGAGATCGAGACTTTGAGGAACTTCTTAAAATTCTATCACGATAAGTAATGTTACTTAACAATTGCTAGCGGCAACTACCCGTCGGCTGAGTAAAGAGTAAAGAGTAAAGAGTTAATGTAATTGGGCTAATTGGAGTGCAGATCTATACCCATAATTTTGCCTACCTACTTATTGCCCAAATTTCTCTTTGGCTATATTAATTATTAGGATTGATTACCTAAATATTGGAATATTTAATTTAATTTACTTATTAATACAATATTTACTTGTACTTAATTCTACATAATGCTATTATTTAATTATAAACTCAATTAAGTTAATAAAACTAGATTGGGTTACTATACCTAGCTGCTGCTGCTCCAAGAGGAGTGGTGGGGGCTAGGTATTGCCTTTTCTCCTGCTTCCATCCCTCGCAGCGCGATCGAAGAATTCTATGTTACATTTTGGTTGAAAGACTGATTCAGTCTTTTCTATCAGTGAATCTAGTCAGCTTAATCTGAGCTTTTGCCTAGAGGGTGAAGCTTGAGAACGGAGGAACCAAATTTTGGGGGCGTACCGAATAGTTTTGGAGGGCATCTCTCAGCCCTAGCCCGTCAGCTAACTCCGTCAGCCTTGAGAGAAGACTAAATGGAGAGAAATTCTATATTCTGTCCATTTTTTTGAGTTTTCTCGACTAGTATTACCTAGATTGTTTGATTGGCTACGCTGTCAGTCACATATTTTGGTGGAGAAAACAGTATGGAAAATTGGCAAGCAATAGCCGCATTAGGGATTTTTGCAGGGGTAATTGTGCTACTCATGACTGAGTGGCTACAGATGACAGTAGCAGCTATGTTAGGGGCGCTGCTGTTAATCTTTCTGAATATTCTGAGTTTAGATGAAGCAATTGGTTACATAGCTAAAAGTCATGCCACATTAGGCTTATTTTTTGGCGTGATGGTGATGGTGAGGGCATTTGAACCAACCAAGGTGTTTGATTACTTGGCGACTCAAATGGTAATTCTTGCCAAAGGCAGAGGAAATCGCTTATTACTCGGAATTGTGGGCATTACTACGCCGATTTGTGCGGTATTGCCCAATGCAACGACAGTGATGCTATTAGCTCCCTTAATTCCACCTTTAGCCGCAGAAATTGGGGTTGATTTTGTACCTCTGTTGATTTTGATGGTTTTTATTGCCAATAGTGCTGGTTTATTAACCCTAGTAGGCGATCCAGCTACTTTTATCGTGGGAACTTCTATCAATATGAGTTTTACAGATTATCTACAAAAACTCAGTTTAGGTGGAGCGATCGCAGTTATTACCGTTATTTGTACCTTACCATTTTTGTTCAAAAAAATCTGGCGCACCCAGCTTCCCAATCTAGAAAGCTTACCTCACCCAGAAATTAACCATCCCCGTATGTTAACCGTTGGGGCAATCATTGTCTTGGTGGTGCTAGTGTTTTTTATTATTGGCGAAACCCTACCAGTCCCAATTTCTCCGGCTACAGTAGCATTAATGGGGGCTGCACTTTGCCTAATGCTAGCCCATCATAGCAAAATTGACACAGTTCACCATATTTTGCGGGATGTAGACTGGACGACGTTGATTTTCTTCATGAGCATCTTTGTGCTGATTGGTGGCTTGGAAAAAACTGGTGTCATCAGCAGTGCATCGGGCATCTTAGCAGTCATACTAGGAAAAAATGTAGCACTAGGAGCGATCGCTCTTCTATTTTCAGTTGGTTTGCTGTCTAGCGTCGTGCCTAATATTCCTTTAGTGGTAGCAATGGTGCCTTTACTCAAGGAATACATCGTTAATGCTGGGTTTATTGGGAAAGAAATCCTAGATCCCAACTTTTCTGGTCAAATACCACCAGTAGTACTCCCCCTATTTTATGCCATGATGTACGGAGCCACCTTGGGTGGAAATGGCACTTTAGTTGGTGCATCTTCTAATATTGTGGCAGCAGGTATCGCCGAACAGCACGGAAAACGGATTTCTTTTAGCACTTTCCTTTACTACGGGATTCCAATCATGTTGCTACAACTGGGGACTAGTGCTATATATGTGGCGATCGCTTTTTTACGCAGCTAAACACATCTAATTCCCCTATCTGGAGAAATCTTGCATGGCTCTTACTCCTTCCACTATGCTACCTTTAGGGACGATCGCGCCCGATTTTAAACTACCTGATGTTGTGTCTGATGAGATAATTTCTCC from Merismopedia glauca CCAP 1448/3 encodes:
- a CDS encoding SLC13 family permease; this translates as MENWQAIAALGIFAGVIVLLMTEWLQMTVAAMLGALLLIFLNILSLDEAIGYIAKSHATLGLFFGVMVMVRAFEPTKVFDYLATQMVILAKGRGNRLLLGIVGITTPICAVLPNATTVMLLAPLIPPLAAEIGVDFVPLLILMVFIANSAGLLTLVGDPATFIVGTSINMSFTDYLQKLSLGGAIAVITVICTLPFLFKKIWRTQLPNLESLPHPEINHPRMLTVGAIIVLVVLVFFIIGETLPVPISPATVALMGAALCLMLAHHSKIDTVHHILRDVDWTTLIFFMSIFVLIGGLEKTGVISSASGILAVILGKNVALGAIALLFSVGLLSSVVPNIPLVVAMVPLLKEYIVNAGFIGKEILDPNFSGQIPPVVLPLFYAMMYGATLGGNGTLVGASSNIVAAGIAEQHGKRISFSTFLYYGIPIMLLQLGTSAIYVAIAFLRS
- a CDS encoding glycosyltransferase; protein product: MREKYWLEDDSSNEPDRIEELLSEDLETEFFQGLGGRRKKAAFLLISIWAVVIGLNLVTWGKWVVLALTAVICLQNLQLILTPTPSPPEPLSDATKSTWPSVSLLVAAKNEEAVIAKLVKMLSQLDYPADKYEIWAIDDHSSDRTGIILDELTKQYSQLHVLHRPPGSSGGKSGALNQVLKLSHGEIIGVFDADAQVTPDLLQKVVAHFQNPKIGAVQVQKAIANASTNFWTRGQFAEMAMDTFLQRQRIAVGGMGELRGNGQFVRRAAIDSCGGWNEETITDDLDLTLRLHLDGWDIELLESPPVYEEGVTKAIALWHQRNRWAEGGYQRYLDYWRLILAGRLSATKTTDLFWSFLLIQYLLPTAIVPDFLMALVRQNTPLLAPLTSISLFFSFVMMYLGWRRYISTPGAKGIKPRLTALWQTTQGIVYMLHWVIVMSSTTARMSVRAKRLKWVKTVHQGSSEVLRESET
- a CDS encoding radical SAM protein, which translates into the protein MAPLVANYYLTNRIYLDPESSLAEDMTAVEDANLTDVARNLSDLRRLGVKYINLAGTEPLLYADIQQVLTLAKEQGLVVSLSTSPNLYLKQARKIKGLVDYLNFSLDDDNIIFSDKSASIEAGGSLLAGIELARSLGEYPVLNFTINLQNYHYLEAIAKLSQSFGVRVWLILNSLGAIGEDSPVSHHISGMSAVIEAVTHKYSHIGYNKAALAFLQAGGNDRQNPRCQAVDAAISISTDDRLLMPCSHIAQTAIPIEGKLFDLYQSSPIIEKSRKFQGKMPPCQGCTLWTYMIPSFFIGVDKYWWLNQLTYAGEVLARRRFLQRA
- a CDS encoding ELWxxDGT repeat protein, which codes for MPSGAQIPTATNPYGMTNVNGITFFGADSSVIGYELWKTNGTAAGSVLVKDINAGTSDSDPDNFIGVGSRLVFTAYTPATGRELWSSNGTAAGTTILKDIRVGTSSSSLDKFTIIGTTLYFTAYDPTYGTELWKTDGTPAGTVLVKDIRPGINSSSPDNFTVIGTTLYFTASDGSFGTELWKTNGTAAGTVRVKDIYPGSGSSSPRYLTNINDVLYFNANSLSGRKLWKSNGTAGGTVQVNP